A single Ziziphus jujuba cultivar Dongzao chromosome 11, ASM3175591v1 DNA region contains:
- the LOC107432852 gene encoding thylakoid membrane protein TERC, chloroplastic: protein MRLASVIHNATIQIPLKLHSDLLRVSSPPFQPPNCTSGLHRYVYRHIPLLRPAGSNRSRALHSRIACCRGTEKEDDLSTSEGKRIDLVSQDNNNADISHSSSSFCNSEKSEEDESFVSSVKTVALCVCTAVAFGIGVGLKDGVGKASEFFAGYILEQSLSVDNLFVFVLIFKYFKVPIMYQNRVLSYGIAGAVIFRLTLILLGTAALQRFEAVNILLAVILFYSSFKLLSSGEDDTDLSNNFIVTTCQRFIPVTSSYDGNRFFTVEDGIWKATPLLLTVAVIELSDIAFAVDSIPAVFGVTLDPFIVFTSNLFAILGLRSLYTLISEGMSELEYLQPSIAVVLGFIGCKMILDFFGFHVSTEASLGFVATSLSAGVLLSLMKKTD from the exons ATGCGCTTAGCTTCCGTCATCCACAACGCCACCATTCAAATCCCTCTCAAACTTCATTCGGACTTGCTTAGGGTTTCTTCTCCGCCATTTCAACCCCCAAATTGTACCTCCGGCCTTCATCGCTATGTCTACCGCCATATCCCTCTGCTTCGTCCAG CTGGAAGCAATCGCAGCCGTGCCCTGCATTCGCGGATTGCGTGCTGTAGAGGAACTGAGAAGGAAGATGATTTGTCTACGTCAG AAGGCAAGAGGATCGATTTGGTCTCCCAAGACAATAACAATGCTGACATCTCTCACAGTTCCTCTTCATTTTGTAATTCTGAGAAATCTGAGGAGGATGAAAGTTTTGTCTCCTCGGTTAAAACTGTGGCCTTATGC GTGTGCACTGCAGTAGCATTTGGTATAGGTGTGGGACTGAAAGATGGAGTTGGCAAGGCATCAGAGTTTTTTGCTGG GTATATTTTGGAGCAAAGCTTGTCAGTGGATAATTTATTCGTCTTTGTTTTGATCTTTAAGTATTTCAAAGTGCCAATCATGTATCAG AATCGAGTACTATCATATGGTATTGCTGGTGCAGTGATCTTTCGTTTGACATTGATACTTCTTGGAACAGCTGCACTTCAG AGGTTTGAAGCAGTAAACATCCTACTGGCCGTAATACTCTTTTACTCGTCTTTCAAG ctacTTTCCAGTGGAGAAGATGACACTGACCTGTCCAACAACTTCATTGTGACAACATGCCAGAGATTTATACCTGTTACAT CTAGTTATGATGGCAATCGATTTTTTACAGTTGAAGATGGTATATGGAAA GCCACTCCTTTACTTCTCACAGTAGCAGTTATCGAGCTCAGTGATATAGCATTTGCG GTGGACTCTATACCGGCAGTTTTTGGTGTTACGCTAGATCCTTTCATAGTTTTCACCTCTAATCTTTTTGCCATCTTAG GTCTGAGGTCGCTGTATACACTCATATCTGAGGGCATGTCAGAGTTGGAGTATTTACAG ccatCCATTGCTGTTGTTCTGGGCTTTATCGGGTGCAAAATGATCCTAGATTTTTTCG GATTCCATGTATCAACCGAGGCATCTCTTGGATTTGTGGCTACTAGTCTTAGTGCTGGGGTGTTGTTAAGTCTTATGAAAAAGACTGACTAG